One Aegilops tauschii subsp. strangulata cultivar AL8/78 chromosome 7, Aet v6.0, whole genome shotgun sequence genomic window carries:
- the LOC141020568 gene encoding serine/threonine-protein phosphatase 7 long form homolog: MWLKALTVFDSKWSWGSTTLVYLYRQLDDACCRITDRAGIGGNMLLLSVWSWERLPVGRPKSVRFNPWYEDEDDDLRRPTWAYKWDVVSEMRNDVNLMYQKYIAELDTITPEQVEWQPYGADDRLGYTPEFSINPMCLRDRDLWLMRCPLICNWAVEFHLPHRVFRQFGLFQPHPPEWVDTDKAHHR, translated from the exons atgtggctgaaggcgttgaccgtcttTGATAGCaaatggagctggggttcaacgACTCTTGTGTACTTGTACCGACAG CTGGACGATGCGTGTTGCAGGATCACAGATAGGGCAGGCATTGGTGGTAATATGCTTCTACTTTCTGTATGGAGCTGGGAGCGTCTGCCTGTTGGACGTCCGAAGAGCGTCAGGTTTAATCCTTGgtatgaagatgaagatgacgaCTTACGGCgccccacttgggcttacaagtgggatgtggTTTCCGAGATGAGGAACGATGTCAATCTCATGTACCAAAAGTACATTGCCGAGTTGGACACGATTACGCCTGAGCAG GTGGAATGGCAGCCATATGGCGCCGATGACAGACTTGGGTACACCCCGGAGTTTTCCATCAACCCGATGTGCTTGCGGGATAGGGATCTCTGGCTTATGCGCtgcccactgatatgcaactgggcTGTTGAGTTTCATTTGCCACATCGCGTGTTTCGCCAGTTTGGTCTGTTCCAGCCTCACCCGCCGGAATGGGTGGATACGGACAAAGCACATCATAGGTAA